A genomic stretch from Lepisosteus oculatus isolate fLepOcu1 chromosome 7, fLepOcu1.hap2, whole genome shotgun sequence includes:
- the taf3 gene encoding transcription initiation factor TFIID subunit 3 isoform X2 encodes MNFHSQQFSWGAGSSEGPSSTSHVREEEEEEEQVLTDGGTSAEAMQVPLEEEGDLEEEETVNDENFLGKRPLDSPDSMDMPVMKRPRLPGLKSESPEVGLEPREPLTSINPQKVPPMPSLANAHDSSGSLPLSPELPVLAPSSKMQLPTPKISDTKPAVPIRKPKITSPGQKTKSPKGTSIAPVSGSPIRSPKAVPKEKKSPGRTKSPKSPKSPKVQPNVSHPTIKPETPVRAPLAALSEKMGKENILSKQGQGMPESEKQIPDAQFKKLSIPDNTIDDSIDAVIARACAEPDPFAFSSGSESEGEIFQSPRRLTISEPATPKLPPSANSFGRDTSTPVPPPVGTSGSDNSWTMDDSINEVLRKVNLATPSSAPPNPPYMSSPSASPPTPEPLLKVYEEKNKLAASVDVKKKLKKELKTKMKKKEKDKQKEKEKERDKDKSKEKNREKNKEKEKEKEFIKEAKLQWKDFTKEEDREQFKAKEYEELDIKVKSKDGSSKKEKDKHKDKKKDKERTKKDKEKKDKGKDKAKEEKQKTLSTPVIVPLKEAPLTLFAPPTGLRIPPMLPSLPPILSDKLFEEKEKPTKEKEKKKDKKEKKKKKDKDKEKEKEKEKEKAKDKEEKKKEKEKKDKEKEKEKEKHKHEKVKVEPLVAAPSPVIPRLTLRVGAGQDKIVISKVVSTQEAKTPAPRTPVPKAAPACRPRTPPPPPTPAPAPVHVAAPPAPAPQPPPPPAPAAASPAPVPPPSPAVPAAGSSKTPVRSVVTETVSTYVIRDEWGNQIWICPGCNKPDDGSPMIGCDDCDDWYHWPCVGITAAPPEEVQWYCPKCANKKKDKKHKKRKHKMH; translated from the exons CTCAGCAGAAGCCATGCAGGTTCCTCTTGAAGAGGAAGGAGACCTTGAAGAGGAAGAGACTGTCAACGATGAAAACTTTTTGGGTAAAAGACCCTTGGACAGCCCAGATTCAATGGACATGCCAGTTATGAAGAGACCAAGACTTCCAGGACTCAAATCAGAAAGCCCAGAAGTGGGACTGGAACCAAGGGAGCCCCTTACTTCCATAAACCCACAAAAGGTTCCCCCCATGCCATCTTTAGCCAATGCACATGATAGTTCAGGCTCTCTGCCACTGTCACCTGAGCTGCCAGTCTTAGCACCATCTTCTAAAATGCAGTTGCCTACACCTAAAATCTCTGACACCAAACCAGCTGTCCCTATCAGAAAACCTAAAATAACTTCTCCAGGGCAAAAAACTAAGTCTCCTAAAGGAACAAGCATAGCTCCTGTTTCTGGAAGTCCAATACGATCACCCAAAGCCGTACCTAAAGAAAAGAAATCGCCAGGGCGAACCAAAAGTCCCAAAAGCCCTAAGAGTCCTAAGGTTCAACCAAATGTTTCTCATCCCACTATCAAGCCAGAAACCCCAGTCAGAGCACCTTTAGCAGCTCTGAGTGAAAAAATGGGGAAAGAAAATATTCTCTCAAAGCAAGGGCAAGGGATGCCTGagtcagaaaaacaaatacctGACGCACAGTTTAAGAAACTCTCCATTCCTGATAATACTATTGACGACTCCATTGATGCAGTCATTGCTAGAGCATGTGCGGAGCCTGACCCATTTGCGTTTTCTTCTGGATCAGAATCAGAAGGTGAGATCTTTCAAAGTCCAAGGAGACTTACAATTTCAGAACCAGCAACTCCCAAGTTGCCGCCAAGTGCAAATAGCTTTGGCAGGGATACTTCAACACCAGTTCCTCCTCCTGTCGGAACCTCCGGTTCAGATAATTCATGGACAATGGATGATTCAATTAATGAGGTTCTAAGAAAAGTAAACCTGGCTACTCCTTCTAGTGCACCCCCTAATCCTCCGTACATGTCATCCCCATCTGCTTCACCACCAACTCCAGAACCTCTTCTCAAGGTCTATGAGGAGAAAAATAAGCTAGCAGCTTCTGTAGATGTTAAGAAAAAGCTGAAGAAAGAACTGAAGACTAAGATGAAGAAGAAGGAAAAGGATAAGCAGAAAGAaaaggagaaggagagagacaAAGACAAGAGCAAGGAGAAAAACAGAGAGAAGaacaaggaaaaagaaaaggagaaagaatTCATTAAGGAGGCCAAGCTGCAGTGGAAGGACTTCACCAAGGAAGAGGATCGAGAACAGTTCAAGGCCAAGGAGTATGAAGAGCTAGACATTAAGGTGAAGTCCAAAGATGGCAGCTCAAAGAAGGAGAAGGACAAGCACAAAGATAAGAAGAAAGACAAAGAGAGGACTAAAAaggataaagagaaaaaagacaagggcaaagacaaagcaaaggagGAAAAACAGAAGACCCTCTCTACACCTGTTATTGTACCACTCAAGGAGGCCCCTTTGACACTGTTTGCCCCCCCCACTGGCCTGAGGATTCCTCCCATGTTGCCTTCCCTGCCACCCATCCTCTCTGACAAACTCTTTGAAGAGAAGGAGAAGCCTAccaaggagaaggagaagaagaaggacaaaaaggagaaaaagaaaaagaaggacaaagataaagaaaaagagaaggagaaagagaaggagaaggcCAAGGacaaagaggagaaaaagaaggagaaggagaagaaagacaaggagaaagagaaggagaaggaaaagcacaagcatgaaaaa GTAAAGGTAGAGCCTCTCGTTGCCGCTCCCTCTCCTGTTATTCCCAGGCTCACTCTTAGGGTGGGGGCCGGTCAGGACAAAAT CGTCATCAGCAAAGTGGTTTCCACCCAAGAGGCTAAAACCCCAGCTCCCAGGACTCCAGTCCCCAAGGCTGCTCCTGCTTGCCGTCCCAGGACACCTCCCCCGCCCCCGACCCCAGCTCCAGCCCCCGTTCACGTGGCCGCCCCGCCCGCGCCGGCCCCCCAGCCGCCCCCTCCCCCAGCGCCGGCAGCTGCCTCGCCTGCCCCGGTGCCGCCGCCCTCACCGGCGGTGCCTGCAGCTGGCTCCTCCAAGACACCTGTCCGCAGCGTGGTGACAGAAACCGTCAGTACCTACGTG ATTCGAGATGAATGGGGAAATCAGATATGGATCTGTCCTGGCTGTAATAAACCTGATGATGGGAGCCCAATGATTGGCTGTGATGACTGCGATGACTGGTATCATTG GCCTTGCGTTGGTATCACAGCTGCCCCGCCAGAAGAAGTTCAGTGGTATTGCCCTAAATGTGCCAATaagaagaaagacaaaaaacacaagaaaaggaagcataaaatgcattga
- the taf3 gene encoding transcription initiation factor TFIID subunit 3 isoform X3 translates to MHNKEEEEQVLTDGGTSAEAMQVPLEEEGDLEEEETVNDENFLGKRPLDSPDSMDMPVMKRPRLPGLKSESPEVGLEPREPLTSINPQKVPPMPSLANAHDSSGSLPLSPELPVLAPSSKMQLPTPKISDTKPAVPIRKPKITSPGQKTKSPKGTSIAPVSGSPIRSPKAVPKEKKSPGRTKSPKSPKSPKVQPNVSHPTIKPETPVRAPLAALSEKMGKENILSKQGQGMPESEKQIPDAQFKKLSIPDNTIDDSIDAVIARACAEPDPFAFSSGSESEGEIFQSPRRLTISEPATPKLPPSANSFGRDTSTPVPPPVGTSGSDNSWTMDDSINEVLRKVNLATPSSAPPNPPYMSSPSASPPTPEPLLKVYEEKNKLAASVDVKKKLKKELKTKMKKKEKDKQKEKEKERDKDKSKEKNREKNKEKEKEKEFIKEAKLQWKDFTKEEDREQFKAKEYEELDIKVKSKDGSSKKEKDKHKDKKKDKERTKKDKEKKDKGKDKAKEEKQKTLSTPVIVPLKEAPLTLFAPPTGLRIPPMLPSLPPILSDKLFEEKEKPTKEKEKKKDKKEKKKKKDKDKEKEKEKEKEKAKDKEEKKKEKEKKDKEKEKEKEKHKHEKVKVEPLVAAPSPVIPRLTLRVGAGQDKIVISKVVSTQEAKTPAPRTPVPKAAPACRPRTPPPPPTPAPAPVHVAAPPAPAPQPPPPPAPAAASPAPVPPPSPAVPAAGSSKTPVRSVVTETVSTYVIRDEWGNQIWICPGCNKPDDGSPMIGCDDCDDWYHWPCVGITAAPPEEVQWYCPKCANKKKDKKHKKRKHKMH, encoded by the exons CTCAGCAGAAGCCATGCAGGTTCCTCTTGAAGAGGAAGGAGACCTTGAAGAGGAAGAGACTGTCAACGATGAAAACTTTTTGGGTAAAAGACCCTTGGACAGCCCAGATTCAATGGACATGCCAGTTATGAAGAGACCAAGACTTCCAGGACTCAAATCAGAAAGCCCAGAAGTGGGACTGGAACCAAGGGAGCCCCTTACTTCCATAAACCCACAAAAGGTTCCCCCCATGCCATCTTTAGCCAATGCACATGATAGTTCAGGCTCTCTGCCACTGTCACCTGAGCTGCCAGTCTTAGCACCATCTTCTAAAATGCAGTTGCCTACACCTAAAATCTCTGACACCAAACCAGCTGTCCCTATCAGAAAACCTAAAATAACTTCTCCAGGGCAAAAAACTAAGTCTCCTAAAGGAACAAGCATAGCTCCTGTTTCTGGAAGTCCAATACGATCACCCAAAGCCGTACCTAAAGAAAAGAAATCGCCAGGGCGAACCAAAAGTCCCAAAAGCCCTAAGAGTCCTAAGGTTCAACCAAATGTTTCTCATCCCACTATCAAGCCAGAAACCCCAGTCAGAGCACCTTTAGCAGCTCTGAGTGAAAAAATGGGGAAAGAAAATATTCTCTCAAAGCAAGGGCAAGGGATGCCTGagtcagaaaaacaaatacctGACGCACAGTTTAAGAAACTCTCCATTCCTGATAATACTATTGACGACTCCATTGATGCAGTCATTGCTAGAGCATGTGCGGAGCCTGACCCATTTGCGTTTTCTTCTGGATCAGAATCAGAAGGTGAGATCTTTCAAAGTCCAAGGAGACTTACAATTTCAGAACCAGCAACTCCCAAGTTGCCGCCAAGTGCAAATAGCTTTGGCAGGGATACTTCAACACCAGTTCCTCCTCCTGTCGGAACCTCCGGTTCAGATAATTCATGGACAATGGATGATTCAATTAATGAGGTTCTAAGAAAAGTAAACCTGGCTACTCCTTCTAGTGCACCCCCTAATCCTCCGTACATGTCATCCCCATCTGCTTCACCACCAACTCCAGAACCTCTTCTCAAGGTCTATGAGGAGAAAAATAAGCTAGCAGCTTCTGTAGATGTTAAGAAAAAGCTGAAGAAAGAACTGAAGACTAAGATGAAGAAGAAGGAAAAGGATAAGCAGAAAGAaaaggagaaggagagagacaAAGACAAGAGCAAGGAGAAAAACAGAGAGAAGaacaaggaaaaagaaaaggagaaagaatTCATTAAGGAGGCCAAGCTGCAGTGGAAGGACTTCACCAAGGAAGAGGATCGAGAACAGTTCAAGGCCAAGGAGTATGAAGAGCTAGACATTAAGGTGAAGTCCAAAGATGGCAGCTCAAAGAAGGAGAAGGACAAGCACAAAGATAAGAAGAAAGACAAAGAGAGGACTAAAAaggataaagagaaaaaagacaagggcaaagacaaagcaaaggagGAAAAACAGAAGACCCTCTCTACACCTGTTATTGTACCACTCAAGGAGGCCCCTTTGACACTGTTTGCCCCCCCCACTGGCCTGAGGATTCCTCCCATGTTGCCTTCCCTGCCACCCATCCTCTCTGACAAACTCTTTGAAGAGAAGGAGAAGCCTAccaaggagaaggagaagaagaaggacaaaaaggagaaaaagaaaaagaaggacaaagataaagaaaaagagaaggagaaagagaaggagaaggcCAAGGacaaagaggagaaaaagaaggagaaggagaagaaagacaaggagaaagagaaggagaaggaaaagcacaagcatgaaaaa GTAAAGGTAGAGCCTCTCGTTGCCGCTCCCTCTCCTGTTATTCCCAGGCTCACTCTTAGGGTGGGGGCCGGTCAGGACAAAAT CGTCATCAGCAAAGTGGTTTCCACCCAAGAGGCTAAAACCCCAGCTCCCAGGACTCCAGTCCCCAAGGCTGCTCCTGCTTGCCGTCCCAGGACACCTCCCCCGCCCCCGACCCCAGCTCCAGCCCCCGTTCACGTGGCCGCCCCGCCCGCGCCGGCCCCCCAGCCGCCCCCTCCCCCAGCGCCGGCAGCTGCCTCGCCTGCCCCGGTGCCGCCGCCCTCACCGGCGGTGCCTGCAGCTGGCTCCTCCAAGACACCTGTCCGCAGCGTGGTGACAGAAACCGTCAGTACCTACGTG ATTCGAGATGAATGGGGAAATCAGATATGGATCTGTCCTGGCTGTAATAAACCTGATGATGGGAGCCCAATGATTGGCTGTGATGACTGCGATGACTGGTATCATTG GCCTTGCGTTGGTATCACAGCTGCCCCGCCAGAAGAAGTTCAGTGGTATTGCCCTAAATGTGCCAATaagaagaaagacaaaaaacacaagaaaaggaagcataaaatgcattga
- the taf3 gene encoding transcription initiation factor TFIID subunit 3 isoform X4 translates to MQVPLEEEGDLEEEETVNDENFLGKRPLDSPDSMDMPVMKRPRLPGLKSESPEVGLEPREPLTSINPQKVPPMPSLANAHDSSGSLPLSPELPVLAPSSKMQLPTPKISDTKPAVPIRKPKITSPGQKTKSPKGTSIAPVSGSPIRSPKAVPKEKKSPGRTKSPKSPKSPKVQPNVSHPTIKPETPVRAPLAALSEKMGKENILSKQGQGMPESEKQIPDAQFKKLSIPDNTIDDSIDAVIARACAEPDPFAFSSGSESEGEIFQSPRRLTISEPATPKLPPSANSFGRDTSTPVPPPVGTSGSDNSWTMDDSINEVLRKVNLATPSSAPPNPPYMSSPSASPPTPEPLLKVYEEKNKLAASVDVKKKLKKELKTKMKKKEKDKQKEKEKERDKDKSKEKNREKNKEKEKEKEFIKEAKLQWKDFTKEEDREQFKAKEYEELDIKVKSKDGSSKKEKDKHKDKKKDKERTKKDKEKKDKGKDKAKEEKQKTLSTPVIVPLKEAPLTLFAPPTGLRIPPMLPSLPPILSDKLFEEKEKPTKEKEKKKDKKEKKKKKDKDKEKEKEKEKEKAKDKEEKKKEKEKKDKEKEKEKEKHKHEKVKVEPLVAAPSPVIPRLTLRVGAGQDKIVISKVVSTQEAKTPAPRTPVPKAAPACRPRTPPPPPTPAPAPVHVAAPPAPAPQPPPPPAPAAASPAPVPPPSPAVPAAGSSKTPVRSVVTETVSTYVIRDEWGNQIWICPGCNKPDDGSPMIGCDDCDDWYHWPCVGITAAPPEEVQWYCPKCANKKKDKKHKKRKHKMH, encoded by the exons ATGCAGGTTCCTCTTGAAGAGGAAGGAGACCTTGAAGAGGAAGAGACTGTCAACGATGAAAACTTTTTGGGTAAAAGACCCTTGGACAGCCCAGATTCAATGGACATGCCAGTTATGAAGAGACCAAGACTTCCAGGACTCAAATCAGAAAGCCCAGAAGTGGGACTGGAACCAAGGGAGCCCCTTACTTCCATAAACCCACAAAAGGTTCCCCCCATGCCATCTTTAGCCAATGCACATGATAGTTCAGGCTCTCTGCCACTGTCACCTGAGCTGCCAGTCTTAGCACCATCTTCTAAAATGCAGTTGCCTACACCTAAAATCTCTGACACCAAACCAGCTGTCCCTATCAGAAAACCTAAAATAACTTCTCCAGGGCAAAAAACTAAGTCTCCTAAAGGAACAAGCATAGCTCCTGTTTCTGGAAGTCCAATACGATCACCCAAAGCCGTACCTAAAGAAAAGAAATCGCCAGGGCGAACCAAAAGTCCCAAAAGCCCTAAGAGTCCTAAGGTTCAACCAAATGTTTCTCATCCCACTATCAAGCCAGAAACCCCAGTCAGAGCACCTTTAGCAGCTCTGAGTGAAAAAATGGGGAAAGAAAATATTCTCTCAAAGCAAGGGCAAGGGATGCCTGagtcagaaaaacaaatacctGACGCACAGTTTAAGAAACTCTCCATTCCTGATAATACTATTGACGACTCCATTGATGCAGTCATTGCTAGAGCATGTGCGGAGCCTGACCCATTTGCGTTTTCTTCTGGATCAGAATCAGAAGGTGAGATCTTTCAAAGTCCAAGGAGACTTACAATTTCAGAACCAGCAACTCCCAAGTTGCCGCCAAGTGCAAATAGCTTTGGCAGGGATACTTCAACACCAGTTCCTCCTCCTGTCGGAACCTCCGGTTCAGATAATTCATGGACAATGGATGATTCAATTAATGAGGTTCTAAGAAAAGTAAACCTGGCTACTCCTTCTAGTGCACCCCCTAATCCTCCGTACATGTCATCCCCATCTGCTTCACCACCAACTCCAGAACCTCTTCTCAAGGTCTATGAGGAGAAAAATAAGCTAGCAGCTTCTGTAGATGTTAAGAAAAAGCTGAAGAAAGAACTGAAGACTAAGATGAAGAAGAAGGAAAAGGATAAGCAGAAAGAaaaggagaaggagagagacaAAGACAAGAGCAAGGAGAAAAACAGAGAGAAGaacaaggaaaaagaaaaggagaaagaatTCATTAAGGAGGCCAAGCTGCAGTGGAAGGACTTCACCAAGGAAGAGGATCGAGAACAGTTCAAGGCCAAGGAGTATGAAGAGCTAGACATTAAGGTGAAGTCCAAAGATGGCAGCTCAAAGAAGGAGAAGGACAAGCACAAAGATAAGAAGAAAGACAAAGAGAGGACTAAAAaggataaagagaaaaaagacaagggcaaagacaaagcaaaggagGAAAAACAGAAGACCCTCTCTACACCTGTTATTGTACCACTCAAGGAGGCCCCTTTGACACTGTTTGCCCCCCCCACTGGCCTGAGGATTCCTCCCATGTTGCCTTCCCTGCCACCCATCCTCTCTGACAAACTCTTTGAAGAGAAGGAGAAGCCTAccaaggagaaggagaagaagaaggacaaaaaggagaaaaagaaaaagaaggacaaagataaagaaaaagagaaggagaaagagaaggagaaggcCAAGGacaaagaggagaaaaagaaggagaaggagaagaaagacaaggagaaagagaaggagaaggaaaagcacaagcatgaaaaa GTAAAGGTAGAGCCTCTCGTTGCCGCTCCCTCTCCTGTTATTCCCAGGCTCACTCTTAGGGTGGGGGCCGGTCAGGACAAAAT CGTCATCAGCAAAGTGGTTTCCACCCAAGAGGCTAAAACCCCAGCTCCCAGGACTCCAGTCCCCAAGGCTGCTCCTGCTTGCCGTCCCAGGACACCTCCCCCGCCCCCGACCCCAGCTCCAGCCCCCGTTCACGTGGCCGCCCCGCCCGCGCCGGCCCCCCAGCCGCCCCCTCCCCCAGCGCCGGCAGCTGCCTCGCCTGCCCCGGTGCCGCCGCCCTCACCGGCGGTGCCTGCAGCTGGCTCCTCCAAGACACCTGTCCGCAGCGTGGTGACAGAAACCGTCAGTACCTACGTG ATTCGAGATGAATGGGGAAATCAGATATGGATCTGTCCTGGCTGTAATAAACCTGATGATGGGAGCCCAATGATTGGCTGTGATGACTGCGATGACTGGTATCATTG GCCTTGCGTTGGTATCACAGCTGCCCCGCCAGAAGAAGTTCAGTGGTATTGCCCTAAATGTGCCAATaagaagaaagacaaaaaacacaagaaaaggaagcataaaatgcattga